A genomic region of Hydrogenovibrio crunogenus contains the following coding sequences:
- a CDS encoding heavy metal translocating P-type ATPase → MHLLKHVILLWVFLTTLFGVVALYAFDEANLADKVWIIGAIPIFIWVVWDIIKSLHYKKIGVDVIAALAIAGAFLLTEYLAAAVITLMYASGQSLEQYAANRAKQELTKLLSRVPTMADCYVDGTIKSVPVAELQPGDRLMIKTGAVLPVDGYVSGGPAILDESSLTGESLPVTHAEGQAASSGTLNMGQPFDLITVHDAANSAYAGIIRLVQEAQKGKAPFTRMADRYALWFIPLTLMVAGGAWLFSGDPVRALAVLVVATPCPLILAAPIAMVAGISTAARQGLLIKNGAALEALANSERIILDKTGTLTTGNPRLLDIKSDGRLTYEDILQLAASLEQASFHVVSNAIVESAKQRNIALLIPKQVKDVAGKGVQGMLNNQQIMIGQPSWVLDSMQTPTSDWVVSLLKRSSHNGQMLLLLSVDHQVRGALILQDEIRTDAPRALRSLRASGVQSLSMASGDQVEIAKSIGHVLGMDHVYAGLHPGDKVKIIRQERQQGTTMMVGDGVNDAPALATADIGVAMGAEGAGASSEAADAVLMVERIDVLADGVQIARRSQAIAKQSVVVGMTLSLIAMLFAAFGYLTPLVGALLQEGIDVLVIINALRALRFPVTHDSILNVEQQEKLQKQHADLQPTLDQMRQLADRLASHQQVTAEEIAELARLIEQKLIPHEQIDERKLHPELAHKMVGNDPMAMLSRTHGEILQLCNQYLSLVNQPRDEHQRNAMIGVLYGLEAILKLHFAQEDELYSLLANNYQA, encoded by the coding sequence GTGCATCTATTAAAACATGTAATTTTACTGTGGGTGTTTTTAACAACGCTATTCGGTGTGGTAGCGCTTTATGCTTTTGATGAAGCGAACTTGGCCGATAAAGTCTGGATTATCGGCGCTATCCCAATTTTCATTTGGGTGGTCTGGGATATCATAAAAAGTCTACACTATAAAAAAATCGGTGTGGATGTTATAGCAGCCCTCGCAATTGCCGGTGCTTTTCTGTTAACGGAATACCTTGCAGCAGCCGTTATTACACTTATGTATGCCAGTGGGCAATCGCTAGAGCAATATGCCGCCAACCGTGCCAAGCAGGAATTGACCAAATTACTCAGTCGAGTGCCAACAATGGCGGATTGTTATGTGGATGGAACCATAAAAAGTGTCCCGGTTGCAGAGCTTCAACCGGGAGATCGGCTGATGATTAAAACAGGTGCCGTGCTGCCTGTTGATGGTTATGTTTCAGGTGGTCCTGCAATACTCGATGAGTCTTCTTTAACAGGAGAATCACTTCCCGTGACACATGCCGAAGGGCAAGCCGCCAGCAGTGGTACGCTGAATATGGGACAGCCTTTTGATTTAATAACGGTGCATGATGCTGCTAACAGTGCTTATGCAGGAATTATTCGCCTTGTGCAGGAAGCACAAAAGGGCAAAGCGCCTTTTACCCGCATGGCTGATCGTTATGCTTTATGGTTCATTCCCTTAACACTAATGGTGGCAGGGGGAGCTTGGTTGTTTTCCGGAGATCCTGTCAGGGCGCTAGCCGTTTTGGTGGTGGCAACGCCTTGCCCTCTGATTCTCGCAGCACCAATTGCGATGGTCGCAGGCATATCTACCGCAGCTCGACAAGGTTTGTTGATTAAGAATGGCGCAGCACTGGAAGCTTTGGCTAACAGTGAACGGATTATTTTAGATAAAACTGGAACTTTAACGACGGGAAATCCACGGTTACTTGATATTAAGTCGGATGGCCGTTTAACTTATGAAGACATTCTCCAGTTGGCTGCTTCTCTGGAACAAGCCTCTTTCCATGTGGTTTCAAATGCGATTGTCGAGTCTGCTAAACAGCGGAATATAGCTCTCTTAATACCAAAACAGGTTAAAGATGTCGCTGGAAAAGGCGTGCAGGGAATGTTGAATAATCAACAGATCATGATTGGTCAACCTTCATGGGTGCTGGACTCAATGCAAACGCCTACCTCTGATTGGGTGGTTTCATTGCTTAAACGCTCCAGTCATAACGGTCAAATGCTATTGCTGTTATCTGTAGACCATCAGGTTCGCGGCGCTCTGATTTTGCAAGACGAAATCCGTACTGATGCTCCGAGAGCTTTAAGAAGTCTTCGAGCTTCGGGCGTCCAAAGCCTTTCAATGGCCAGTGGTGATCAAGTTGAGATTGCAAAAAGTATCGGTCACGTTCTCGGGATGGATCACGTTTATGCAGGGCTTCATCCTGGTGATAAAGTAAAGATTATTCGTCAGGAACGCCAGCAAGGCACCACAATGATGGTGGGAGATGGTGTTAATGACGCGCCAGCGCTGGCCACCGCTGATATTGGGGTTGCAATGGGAGCAGAAGGCGCGGGGGCGAGTTCAGAGGCCGCAGATGCTGTATTAATGGTTGAACGGATTGATGTGCTAGCCGATGGGGTGCAAATTGCTAGGCGCAGTCAAGCAATTGCCAAACAAAGTGTGGTGGTGGGGATGACGTTGTCCTTGATTGCCATGCTGTTTGCTGCATTTGGGTATCTTACCCCCTTGGTTGGAGCACTGCTGCAAGAAGGGATTGATGTATTAGTCATTATTAATGCGCTTCGAGCGTTGCGTTTTCCTGTAACGCATGACAGTATTCTGAATGTTGAGCAACAAGAAAAACTGCAAAAACAGCATGCTGACTTACAGCCTACGCTCGATCAAATGCGTCAACTGGCAGACCGTTTAGCCAGCCATCAACAAGTGACGGCTGAAGAAATAGCTGAATTAGCACGTTTGATTGAACAAAAACTGATACCACATGAACAAATAGATGAACGAAAGCTACATCCTGAGTTGGCCCATAAAATGGTGGGGAATGATCCAATGGCCATGTTAAGTCGAACTCATGGAGAAATTCTTCAGTTATGTAATCAATATTTGTCGCTGGTGAATCAACCGCGGGACGAACATCAACGCAATGCTATGATTGGCGTGCTTTATGGGTTGGAAGCTATTTTAAAATTGCACTTTGCTCAAGAAGATGAGTTGTATTCTTTGTTGGCCAATAATTACCAAGCCTAG
- the folD gene encoding bifunctional methylenetetrahydrofolate dehydrogenase/methenyltetrahydrofolate cyclohydrolase FolD, with protein MSAQILDGKAIALELRDSIQKEVAAQVAEGKMPPGLAVILVGEDPASQVYVKNKKIACEKAGFNDVSMVLPAETSQAELLAKIDELNARDDVHGIIVQLPVPDHIDPEEIIERIDPKKDVDGFHPYNMGRLATRLPELAPCTPHGVMTMLAKTGIPLRGLNAVVVGASNIVGVPMALELLNERATVTVCHSATKDLPQKVAEADLVVVGVGIPNMVKGDWIKDGAIVIDVGINRLDDGSLCGDVEYDVAKEKASWITPVPGGVGPMTIATLLQNTLQAAYGVKA; from the coding sequence ATGTCAGCACAGATCTTGGATGGAAAAGCCATCGCATTGGAATTAAGAGACTCGATTCAAAAAGAAGTGGCAGCGCAGGTGGCAGAAGGAAAAATGCCTCCTGGGCTTGCGGTTATTCTGGTCGGGGAAGACCCTGCGTCACAAGTGTATGTTAAGAATAAGAAGATTGCTTGTGAAAAAGCTGGGTTTAACGATGTGTCGATGGTGTTGCCTGCTGAAACGTCTCAAGCCGAACTGTTGGCTAAGATTGATGAGCTGAATGCACGAGACGATGTGCATGGCATCATCGTTCAGTTGCCTGTGCCTGACCATATTGATCCGGAAGAAATTATTGAACGAATTGATCCGAAAAAAGATGTGGATGGGTTTCACCCATATAACATGGGACGTTTAGCGACACGCTTGCCTGAATTAGCCCCTTGTACACCACATGGCGTGATGACGATGCTGGCAAAAACGGGCATTCCACTGCGTGGTTTGAATGCGGTTGTGGTCGGTGCTTCGAATATTGTAGGGGTGCCAATGGCGTTGGAACTGTTAAATGAACGTGCAACGGTCACAGTCTGCCACAGTGCAACCAAAGATTTACCTCAGAAAGTTGCGGAAGCGGATTTGGTGGTCGTCGGTGTCGGGATTCCGAACATGGTGAAAGGCGACTGGATTAAAGACGGCGCCATAGTCATTGATGTGGGGATAAACCGTCTGGATGATGGTTCGCTGTGCGGTGATGTTGAGTATGATGTTGCCAAAGAAAAAGCCAGTTGGATTACGCCGGTTCCGGGTGGGGTTGGCCCGATGACGATCGCAACATTGTTGCAGAATACCTTACAAGCTGCTTATGGCGTAAAAGCATAA
- a CDS encoding ABC transporter ATP-binding protein has product MSQASSNISSNESSLDRNVEGANDSYLNDTQPTQVAYSWQRIFDLVVQHKPRLIKAHIIAFLAMMATVPLPLLLPLLVDEVLLQQPGWIVHSLNHIIPESWQTALGYILIVTLATILLRILGVAFGVWQVQQFTLISKDVTYRIRTDLLARIQGVAMSQYETMGSGSVTATMVNDVNTLDTFLGTTVGKLILAVFSLVGVTAVLLWLHWELALFILFMNPVVVYFTMRMGRKVKTLKKDENSAVDAFQQSLSETLDALQQVRAANQDSPFFQRIRGSAYEIKRHSEAFTWKSEAASRLSFLIFLIGFDIFRGVSFLMVVFSNLSIGEMMAVFGYLWFMMGPVQEILAIQYSYSAGSGALQRINQVLDLKQEPRYPALKNPFDAKEVSVEVKNVSFHYPGKEEAVLHNLNFTIEPGEKLAFVGASGGGKTTLVQLLLGFYEQESGDICYNGVSIKEIGQQRVRENIATVLQQPVLFQQSVRFNLSLGQDLPDEKLWQALEMAQLKEVIEALEYQLETVVGRNGIKLSGGQRQRLAIARMILQDPKVVIMDEATSALDMETERKLYVDLAPFLAGRTTLIVAHRLSSIKQADRILVFEDGHIIESGSHEDLVVSGGTYQRLYR; this is encoded by the coding sequence ATGAGTCAAGCATCCAGCAACATTTCATCGAATGAGTCATCTCTAGATAGAAATGTTGAGGGAGCAAATGACTCTTACTTAAACGATACCCAGCCGACTCAAGTAGCCTATAGCTGGCAGCGTATTTTTGATTTGGTGGTGCAGCATAAACCACGTTTGATTAAAGCCCATATTATTGCGTTCTTGGCAATGATGGCCACGGTGCCGCTCCCTTTGTTATTACCGCTCTTGGTAGATGAAGTGTTGCTTCAACAACCAGGATGGATTGTTCACTCACTCAACCATATTATTCCAGAAAGCTGGCAAACGGCACTGGGGTATATCCTAATCGTGACGTTGGCCACGATTCTGCTACGCATCCTCGGTGTGGCCTTTGGAGTCTGGCAGGTTCAGCAATTCACTCTAATTTCTAAAGACGTCACGTATCGTATTCGCACCGATCTTTTAGCGCGTATTCAAGGCGTAGCCATGTCTCAGTATGAAACGATGGGCAGTGGCAGTGTGACTGCGACGATGGTGAACGATGTCAATACGTTGGACACCTTTTTGGGGACAACCGTTGGAAAACTCATTTTAGCGGTCTTTTCTCTGGTTGGGGTAACCGCCGTTCTATTATGGTTACACTGGGAACTGGCGCTGTTTATTTTATTTATGAACCCTGTTGTAGTGTATTTTACGATGCGTATGGGGCGTAAGGTAAAAACGCTGAAAAAAGATGAAAACAGTGCGGTGGATGCCTTTCAACAGTCTTTATCCGAAACGTTGGATGCTTTGCAGCAAGTTCGAGCAGCGAATCAGGACAGTCCTTTTTTCCAGCGCATCCGTGGGAGTGCTTATGAAATTAAGCGTCATTCAGAAGCGTTTACCTGGAAATCAGAAGCGGCCAGTCGACTCTCTTTTCTCATTTTCTTGATTGGGTTTGATATTTTCCGTGGTGTCAGTTTTCTGATGGTGGTCTTTTCTAATTTATCCATTGGGGAGATGATGGCCGTGTTCGGTTATCTTTGGTTTATGATGGGGCCTGTTCAGGAAATTTTAGCGATTCAATACTCTTACAGTGCCGGGAGTGGTGCCTTGCAGCGTATCAATCAAGTATTGGATTTAAAACAGGAACCGCGTTATCCAGCGTTGAAAAACCCTTTTGATGCCAAAGAAGTATCTGTTGAAGTTAAAAATGTTTCTTTCCACTATCCTGGTAAAGAAGAAGCGGTATTGCATAACCTGAACTTTACCATTGAGCCTGGGGAGAAATTAGCTTTTGTTGGAGCCAGCGGTGGCGGTAAGACCACGTTGGTACAGTTGTTACTCGGCTTTTATGAACAAGAGTCTGGAGATATTTGCTATAACGGTGTGTCTATTAAAGAAATTGGTCAACAGCGTGTGCGTGAAAATATCGCAACCGTATTGCAACAGCCTGTGTTATTTCAGCAGAGTGTTCGGTTTAATTTGTCTTTAGGTCAGGACTTACCGGATGAGAAGCTGTGGCAAGCATTAGAAATGGCTCAGTTAAAAGAGGTCATTGAGGCATTGGAATATCAGCTTGAAACAGTGGTGGGCCGAAATGGCATTAAACTCTCCGGGGGTCAAAGACAAAGACTCGCGATTGCAAGAATGATTTTACAAGACCCTAAAGTGGTGATTATGGATGAGGCCACCTCTGCATTGGATATGGAAACCGAGCGTAAGTTATATGTTGATTTGGCACCGTTCCTGGCAGGGCGGACAACGCTTATTGTGGCGCATCGTTTAAGTTCGATTAAACAAGCCGATCGTATTTTGGTGTTTGAAGATGGTCATATTATAGAATCCGGTAGTCATGAAGATTTGGTTGTGTCGGGCGGAACTTATCAGCGGTTGTATCGCTAA
- a CDS encoding DUF5610 domain-containing protein, translated as MPISNIPPGLMAYQKLAGHDNRNEQAQSANKSEQHPGQGQIKADQMTIRNERQASLVAHLFGDSSKAIENSLKMTFQAAIEKLNETLTPELGENAISQEALKKQGGMEYWTPENTAGRIVSGATAFLPAFQKAHPELEGEALMQEFMSVVGGGLQQGFDEAQGILSDLNVFDGQVKDTFSATTDLVSKGMENFRREFLGLPPLEEAEVTDSAEEEQVPSEPNT; from the coding sequence ATGCCCATCTCAAACATCCCTCCCGGGTTAATGGCTTATCAAAAACTTGCGGGACACGACAACCGAAACGAGCAAGCACAATCCGCTAACAAGTCTGAACAGCATCCTGGACAAGGCCAAATCAAAGCCGATCAAATGACCATCCGAAATGAGCGACAAGCCAGCTTGGTGGCGCACTTATTTGGCGATTCAAGCAAAGCCATTGAAAACTCGCTCAAAATGACCTTTCAGGCGGCGATTGAAAAACTGAATGAAACCTTGACGCCCGAACTGGGTGAAAACGCCATCAGTCAGGAAGCACTGAAAAAACAAGGTGGCATGGAATATTGGACGCCGGAAAATACCGCTGGCCGAATCGTCAGTGGCGCCACCGCTTTCTTGCCGGCTTTTCAAAAAGCTCACCCTGAACTGGAAGGCGAAGCTTTAATGCAGGAATTCATGAGCGTTGTTGGTGGCGGACTGCAACAAGGGTTTGATGAAGCACAAGGCATTTTGAGTGATTTGAATGTATTTGATGGACAGGTCAAAGACACGTTTTCGGCGACGACCGATTTGGTCTCAAAAGGCATGGAAAACTTCAGACGTGAATTTTTAGGCTTACCGCCTTTAGAAGAAGCGGAAGTGACTGACTCTGCTGAAGAAGAGCAAGTGCCTTCTGAGCCTAACACTTAA
- the prfB gene encoding peptide chain release factor 2 (programmed frameshift) translates to MELNPIYTQIKDFTERTEVLRGYLDYDTKQERLVEVERELEDPSVWNEPERAQALGKEKSQLDNVVTTIQDLESSLESAHEILEMAEMDADQEMVDEVVSELARLEEKLEQLEFQRMFSGELDANNCYLEIQSGSGGTEAQDWANMILRMYLRWAESHGFKAEILEISAGDVAGIKGATVHVQGDYAFGWLRTETGVHRLVRKSPFDSGNRRHTSFASVFISPEIDDSFEVEINPADLRIDVYRASGAGGQHVNKTESAVRITHLPTNTVTQCQNGRSQHQNKAEAMKQLRAKLYELEMLSRNAEKQEMEENKSDIGWGSQIRSYVLDSGRIKDLRTNVETGNTNGVLDGDLDQFIIPSLKAGV, encoded by the exons ATGGAATTAAATCCAATTTACACCCAAATCAAAGATTTTACTGAGCGCACCGAAGTGCTTAGGGGGTATCTT GACTATGATACCAAGCAAGAACGATTGGTTGAAGTTGAACGCGAATTAGAAGACCCTAGTGTTTGGAATGAACCGGAGCGTGCACAAGCCTTAGGAAAAGAAAAATCTCAACTCGATAATGTGGTGACCACCATTCAGGACTTGGAGAGCAGTCTGGAGTCGGCACATGAGATTTTGGAAATGGCGGAAATGGATGCCGATCAGGAAATGGTCGATGAAGTGGTGTCTGAGTTGGCGCGTTTGGAAGAAAAGCTGGAGCAACTTGAATTTCAACGTATGTTTTCCGGTGAATTGGATGCCAATAACTGTTATTTAGAGATTCAATCTGGCTCAGGTGGCACCGAAGCGCAGGACTGGGCGAATATGATCCTTCGTATGTATTTGCGCTGGGCGGAAAGTCATGGCTTTAAGGCTGAGATTTTAGAAATATCGGCCGGAGATGTGGCTGGTATCAAAGGAGCTACCGTTCATGTGCAAGGCGATTATGCTTTCGGTTGGTTAAGAACGGAAACCGGGGTACACCGTCTGGTACGTAAGTCACCATTTGATTCCGGGAATCGACGTCATACCTCATTTGCATCGGTTTTCATTTCGCCAGAAATTGATGACAGTTTTGAAGTCGAAATCAATCCAGCTGATTTACGCATCGATGTGTATCGTGCCAGTGGTGCGGGTGGGCAGCATGTCAACAAAACCGAATCGGCGGTACGGATTACGCATTTACCAACCAATACGGTGACACAGTGTCAAAACGGTCGTTCTCAGCATCAAAACAAGGCTGAAGCAATGAAGCAGTTACGTGCCAAGTTATATGAGCTGGAAATGTTGAGCCGCAACGCTGAGAAACAAGAAATGGAAGAAAATAAGTCGGACATTGGCTGGGGAAGTCAGATCCGTTCTTACGTGCTGGATTCCGGACGGATTAAAGATTTACGTACCAACGTCGAAACCGGTAACACCAATGGCGTATTGGATGGGGATTTGGATCAGTTTATCATCCCTAGTTTAAAGGCCGGTGTCTAA